AATCTAAATCAAGCGAGCAATTCCATGTGTCACTTACTACCATTCCAACTGGGTAATTACCAACCTGTATCCCAAAAAGAAAATAACCTATTACTTTAATAAAAGCTGTATCATTATAAGTATCAGTTGTTCCAATATAGTAAGAAGAATTTGTTTGATGCCACGTAGCTTCAACTAATCCAGAAACATATGAATTTATATTTGATACACTTACGAATTGTGGATTTCCATTTACAAATGTATATTTGTAATTAAAGGTAACATTTTTCCAACATGCTAATCCATTTCCTCCAGCAAATGGTGCCCACCAAGTTATTCTATCACTATCACTATATGTTGTACTATATGTACTAACTAATCCTTCATTATTATAAGTTGAATTTAAACCTGCTGTTTTAAGTTTTATACTTACCAACCTATTTTGGGAATTTTTAAAGTTTTTTAAAAAGTTCTCCAATTCTTTTACGTCTTTAAATTTTAAAGTCTCTGAACCAGTTACACTTGTCTTAATAAATGTTACATCATATTTACTTTCAAGTTGTTTTAATGAGCTTTCTATTTCACTGTTTTCTTCACCTGTAATTATTGAATTATTAGTTTTTTCAGAGACAGTACTTTGCGCAAAAGCTGAAGTTGTAACCAAGATCATAATAACCATCATTGTAGTAAATAATTTAACAATTCTATGCATTTTCTTTCTCCTCTCTTTTAATTTATTAAACATTCTTTATCAATTCTTTAACGAATTGATTTCTTAATTTCATTTTACATTGAGAATTTTCCAATGTCTACTATATCTTTGTATAGTTTTTACATAAAAACCAAAAAACTATACAAAGATATAGTCCTAAGTTCAATCAATATCTATTAAATTTAATTTTGTTGCCTTTACTATTGCTTCTTGAATGCTTTTTACACAAAGTTTCTCAATTATTTTCTTCTTATGATATTTTACAGTGACTGGTTTAATCCCAAGTTCCCTTGATATGTTCAATTCTTTATAGCCTTTTGCAAGCATTATCAATATTTTTATTTGTTTGTCTGTAAAATCTATATTTTTGTTTACTAGTTCAGAATTCTTCAAACAGTTTTTATATTCATTGGCAATTTTATCTGAAAGTAATTCAACAACTACATTCATTTCTTCTGTCATGTCTCTTTCTATCGTTGAAACATCTAAATATCCTATTATCTTTTCATCTATAATTATAGGAGCAGCAATGCCATTTTTTTAGAATGTCACAATAATGATACTGATGTTCTAAATATACTAATCTTTTTAGTTTCATCGCCATTGATATAGCATTTGTACCTATGGCTTCTTCTTTAAAAGATATGCCAATTGAACAGTCAAAATTGATGTGACATAGCATTTTCTTATAACACATCGTATCCAAAAGATATCCTTCATCGTCAGTTAATAAAAATATGTACTTACCCTGTAAGCTTCTTAAAATATTGCCAATGACATTTTTAAATATCTTAATCAATGTCATATTTTTCTTTAATCTGATTTGCAAATTATTTCCTTTTAAAATTATTGCAGGATGTGCAATCGAACTTGTAAGCCCTGCTTCTACGCATCTTTTATATGAATTAAGTATTTCATCATATTTTTTCATATTTCCCATATAAATCCCCCGCAAAACTTTCAAATTATTCTCTCATAATATAAGACAATTTTTTAAAAGATTTGTTACAGTTTTTTATAAAAAATTTTTTAAAATCATAACCACCAGTAAAACGGGTAATTTTCTCTGAAGCTATAAACTTCTATTTTTAGCCAGCGCCTTTAGACGCTGGCTTTCACTTTGTTCAAGCCACTATGCATTTGTCACTTTTGTCCACACCTCAAGAGACAAACGTACTACGGGCTACCTCTTAAATGGTTCTCATATTCTTTTGAGAAAAATAAGTTAGCGTCTTCCAAACAAATACAAAAATACATAAGCAGGAATTTTTATTATTGGTACCTTTGTCGAAACCTTAACTTTCCCATAATCTTCTGGTCTTTTTGTTACTAATATTGCTGAATCAATATTTTTTTCTTTTTGGCTCATCTCAACAATGGCATCATTCTCGGAAAGTGTCGTATCTTCTCTGAATTTCACTTCGATTAAGGATTTACTATGTGGGAATTCAACCACTACGTCAATCTCTTTTTGATTGTCACTAGCTTTTCTAAAATAACCTATTCTAGCATTTGTTTGCAGGTAAAAATTATAGATATGTTTAAAAACTGCTGTTTCAACCGTTATTCCAAGTTCTTTACTGTCTAAGAGTATATTGTCTATCATTAAAACTGCATTTCTTAGGGCAGGATCGGAAACGTAAATTTTGGGTTTTGCTTTTAGAACTTTTTTCCCGCCTAATTCTATAGGTAAACTTTTATAAATCAAATTTGCATTTTCAAGAAGATGAATATAGTTTTCTACTGTTACTGTTGAAACATCTCCAATTTCTTTACTTAGCGTTGAAATACTTATAACATTTGCAGAATTAAAGCATAAGTACAAAAAAACCTTATCTAACACTGCTAAATTTCTTACATTAAACAAGGAAGGTATATCTCTTTTAATAACTTTATCAACCACATCTTCTCTTAACATTCTTTGCACTAAAAATTGGTCTTCCGAGAATACAAATTCGGGAAATCCTCCTATTGTTAAATACTTATAAAAGTACTTTTGCAATGGCATAAGCAAAAACATAAGCTCATTTAATTGAGAGTCATTTAAATTTGAAATTTCATTTAAGTTTAAATTTGGCAGATTGCTTGGTCTTTCTGGAACACCAAGTATTTCGCAAAATTCATAGAAAGAAAGAGTAGGTACAGAAATTACAGTCCAGCGGCCAACACCACTTTCTTTTGTACCTTCAATAAGTGCAGGAGAAGCCGAGCCTGTAGCAATGATTCTCCAGTTTGGTTTGGTGTCATAATAGACTTTTAGCCATCTGTCCCAATCACTTGCATATTGAATTTCATCTAAAAATATATAAGCCTCTTTTTC
This portion of the Thermoanaerobacterium sp. RBIITD genome encodes:
- a CDS encoding ATP-binding protein, whose protein sequence is MSITSSENILRILYSYNPWWREGYFPQDLSKPVKRVVYHQAFELLMHPAIRRYVILSGARRVGKTTILYQMIKTLLKNQVNQKKILYISFDHPLFKLSSFDQIINLYETTINEEKEAYIFLDEIQYASDWDRWLKVYYDTKPNWRIIATGSASPALIEGTKESGVGRWTVISVPTLSFYEFCEILGVPERPSNLPNLNLNEISNLNDSQLNELMFLLMPLQKYFYKYLTIGGFPEFVFSEDQFLVQRMLREDVVDKVIKRDIPSLFNVRNLAVLDKVFLYLCFNSANVISISTLSKEIGDVSTVTVENYIHLLENANLIYKSLPIELGGKKVLKAKPKIYVSDPALRNAVLMIDNILLDSKELGITVETAVFKHIYNFYLQTNARIGYFRKASDNQKEIDVVVEFPHSKSLIEVKFREDTTLSENDAIVEMSQKEKNIDSAILVTKRPEDYGKVKVSTKVPIIKIPAYVFLYLFGRR